The following are encoded together in the Anaerolineales bacterium genome:
- a CDS encoding GAF domain-containing protein, translated as MGIRPEKVLPSILFLGDRALGEQLAAALPEARVRTADSRLQAELALADPLPDLVVADTTQPWVQDLPSRSLTEQPDRRSPARIDWVPEAHTPQGDLPSAAWLTALVDEISRELAARKQTPTPPADGDYWGLLQGLPSGLYRSTPDGRILDANPALVHMLGFPDRETLLQANAMDLHLQGEDRDRVEAELGAHGIVRPAEVCLRRRDGSVLWVEEFARTVTGPDGLVRYHEGALIDITERKRAERASRRREAILHAVAFAGEQFLQNTPWTACIDDVLARVGHAADVSRAYLFAFHSDQAGRPVASQRYEWVAEGIEPQIAHPGLQNLPRSEGAFARWASILEDRQVVVGRMQDFTPAEQQMLAGEEIRSLLLAPIFVEGACWGFVGLDECTEERLWSEGEIDALKAAASGLGAAIMRQLVDDALRRLQEFNEGLLLSMAEGIVVDDADGKIIFANPAALRTLGYPLEKLVGIHWSNYTPADQHDKVRQANSRRARGESDSYEIDVIREGGVRFPVLVSGSPRYERGVFAGTMAVFTDIAERKQAEVALAQRARELTALHEISLDISMQREVSDLLQLIVARATSLVGVPLGGLYLVHPDGQSLQLVVSQGLDGLLGTVLRRGEGLSGRVVETGEPMMVADYGAWEGRAPVYAELQVGRVLAVPMKHAGRVVGVINVTDDVSRELFTEDQVRLVNMFADQAAIAVASARLLEGEQKRSAELARSKGLMAALSQVAAQIERTYDPEQVLQTLAREVRNVGLNYWLGFTDSESDGIVVRYSSLESQLLRRLQKLVGTSSSSLFLQRRRAAFFEEVVLNRHPVMMDAREQMRSMAPRLPKAVQAKVLQLCGISFDTKVVCLPLVVGDQTLGVLSLWGEGIGEEDLTPYSVFASQVASAVEKASLLDETRRRASYLEAITRVASALRTAGGRQEMEAIVIDQLLQMMQADGVCVAMLDPGHEMIAFEAACGRWAGLAGKRQLAGQGTAGKVIESGASIVREEGQPVLEEDLPALRKARSLAGVPLTVEARPMGCLMVGRERPIQPEDLRLLTAVAEMAANAIHRAGLVESLEARVTERTRELKAANVRLRELDSLKSEFVTNVSHELRTPITNILLYLDLVDQPLEDQRRSEYVSILKKESERLGRLIEDLLTLSRIERGVLPLDFQPHALDPLIAEVMAAHEARAQARGVALKHELNPALPVALVSREQILQVFTNLIGNAVAYTPPGEEVAVCSEIWLEDGRA; from the coding sequence ATGGGCATCCGGCCTGAGAAAGTACTGCCAAGCATCCTATTCCTGGGCGATCGCGCTCTGGGAGAGCAACTGGCGGCGGCTCTTCCCGAGGCTCGCGTGCGCACGGCCGATTCGCGCCTCCAGGCAGAACTTGCCCTGGCCGACCCCTTGCCGGACCTGGTCGTGGCCGATACGACCCAGCCGTGGGTGCAGGACCTGCCGTCCCGATCGCTGACTGAACAGCCTGATCGTCGAAGCCCGGCGCGCATCGACTGGGTGCCGGAGGCGCACACCCCCCAGGGCGATCTCCCGTCGGCTGCCTGGCTGACGGCACTGGTGGACGAGATCAGCCGCGAGCTGGCAGCCCGAAAGCAGACCCCCACCCCACCGGCGGATGGCGACTACTGGGGCCTGTTGCAGGGACTGCCGAGCGGCCTGTACCGCTCGACCCCGGACGGTCGAATCCTGGACGCCAATCCGGCCCTGGTCCATATGCTCGGATTTCCGGACCGCGAGACTTTGCTACAAGCCAATGCCATGGATCTTCATCTCCAGGGGGAGGATCGAGATCGGGTAGAGGCGGAGCTGGGCGCCCACGGGATCGTCCGTCCAGCGGAGGTTTGCCTTCGGCGGAGAGATGGAAGCGTTCTGTGGGTGGAGGAGTTCGCCCGGACGGTGACCGGGCCGGATGGCCTTGTCCGGTACCACGAAGGAGCGCTGATCGACATCACCGAGCGCAAACGGGCTGAGCGGGCCAGTCGGCGGCGGGAGGCCATCCTGCACGCGGTGGCCTTCGCCGGAGAACAATTCCTGCAGAACACCCCATGGACTGCGTGCATCGATGATGTGCTGGCGCGTGTCGGTCACGCTGCCGACGTCAGCCGCGCCTATCTGTTCGCCTTCCATTCCGATCAAGCCGGCCGCCCGGTGGCCAGCCAGCGCTATGAGTGGGTGGCCGAAGGCATTGAACCGCAGATTGCCCATCCGGGTCTGCAGAACCTGCCAAGGTCCGAAGGAGCCTTCGCCCGCTGGGCTTCCATACTCGAAGACAGACAGGTTGTGGTCGGCCGAATGCAGGACTTCACGCCGGCGGAGCAGCAGATGCTGGCCGGGGAGGAGATCCGCTCGCTCCTGTTGGCCCCAATCTTCGTCGAAGGGGCGTGCTGGGGATTCGTCGGTCTCGATGAGTGTACAGAAGAACGGCTATGGTCTGAGGGGGAGATCGATGCCCTGAAAGCAGCGGCGAGCGGCCTGGGAGCGGCCATCATGCGCCAGCTCGTCGACGACGCGTTGCGCCGGCTGCAGGAGTTCAACGAGGGCCTGCTGCTCAGCATGGCCGAGGGCATCGTCGTCGACGATGCCGATGGCAAGATCATCTTCGCTAACCCTGCCGCCTTGAGGACGCTGGGATATCCGCTGGAGAAGTTGGTGGGGATACACTGGTCGAACTACACCCCGGCCGACCAGCATGACAAGGTTCGGCAGGCCAACTCCCGCCGGGCCAGGGGGGAATCCGACTCGTACGAGATCGATGTCATCCGCGAAGGAGGGGTGCGCTTCCCGGTGTTGGTGAGCGGTAGCCCCCGCTACGAGAGGGGCGTCTTTGCCGGGACCATGGCCGTCTTCACCGATATTGCCGAGCGCAAGCAGGCCGAGGTGGCGTTGGCCCAGCGCGCCCGCGAGCTGACTGCGCTCCACGAGATCTCGCTTGACATCAGCATGCAACGTGAGGTCTCGGATCTGCTGCAGCTGATCGTTGCCCGAGCCACTAGCCTGGTAGGCGTGCCGCTAGGAGGGCTGTACCTGGTGCATCCTGACGGGCAGTCCCTCCAGCTGGTCGTCAGCCAGGGGCTGGATGGACTGCTCGGCACTGTGCTCCGCCGCGGGGAAGGCCTTTCCGGGCGAGTTGTCGAGACAGGCGAGCCGATGATGGTCGCCGACTACGGCGCCTGGGAAGGTCGGGCGCCCGTCTACGCCGAACTGCAGGTCGGGCGCGTTCTGGCGGTCCCTATGAAACACGCCGGGCGGGTGGTCGGCGTCATCAATGTCACCGACGATGTTTCGCGCGAGCTGTTCACAGAGGACCAGGTGCGTCTGGTCAACATGTTCGCCGACCAGGCGGCGATTGCCGTGGCCAGTGCCCGCCTGCTCGAGGGTGAGCAGAAGCGCAGCGCCGAGCTGGCCAGGTCGAAGGGCTTGATGGCGGCTTTGAGCCAGGTTGCGGCGCAAATCGAGCGCACGTACGATCCGGAACAAGTGCTGCAAACGCTGGCCCGCGAGGTCCGCAATGTAGGGCTGAACTACTGGCTGGGCTTCACGGATTCCGAGAGCGACGGAATCGTCGTGCGCTACAGTTCGCTGGAGTCGCAGCTCCTGCGGCGCTTGCAGAAACTCGTCGGCACCTCCAGCTCCAGTCTCTTCCTGCAGCGCCGGCGGGCAGCGTTCTTCGAGGAGGTCGTGCTGAATCGGCACCCGGTCATGATGGACGCCCGTGAGCAGATGCGCAGCATGGCGCCGCGGCTGCCGAAGGCGGTGCAGGCGAAGGTCCTTCAGTTGTGTGGCATATCCTTCGACACCAAGGTGGTCTGCCTCCCGCTGGTGGTGGGAGATCAGACCCTGGGCGTGCTGTCGCTCTGGGGGGAGGGTATCGGCGAGGAGGATCTCACACCCTACAGCGTCTTTGCCAGCCAGGTGGCTAGCGCCGTCGAAAAGGCCAGCCTGCTCGACGAAACGCGCCGCCGCGCCTCTTACCTGGAGGCGATCACCCGGGTGGCGTCAGCGCTGCGTACGGCCGGTGGGCGGCAAGAGATGGAAGCCATCGTGATCGATCAGTTGCTGCAGATGATGCAGGCCGACGGCGTGTGCGTGGCTATGCTCGATCCCGGGCACGAGATGATCGCATTTGAGGCGGCTTGCGGACGGTGGGCCGGGCTGGCCGGCAAGCGCCAGCTCGCCGGACAGGGGACCGCCGGCAAAGTGATCGAGAGCGGGGCCTCGATCGTGCGCGAAGAGGGCCAGCCGGTTCTCGAGGAGGATCTGCCCGCGCTGCGCAAGGCCCGCTCGCTGGCCGGCGTGCCCCTGACGGTGGAAGCCCGGCCCATGGGATGCTTGATGGTTGGGCGGGAGCGCCCGATCCAGCCCGAGGACCTGCGCTTGCTGACGGCGGTGGCGGAGATGGCGGCCAACGCTATCCACAGAGCCGGCTTGGTGGAGAGCCTGGAGGCGCGGGTCACTGAGCGCACACGCGAGCTCAAGGCGGCCAACGTCCGCCTGCGCGAGCTGGACTCTCTGAAGAGCGAGTTCGTCACCAATGTCTCCCACGAGCTCCGCACCCCGATCACCAACATCCTGCTGTACCTGGACCTGGTCGACCAGCCCCTGGAGGACCAGCGGCGCTCGGAGTACGTGTCGATCCTCAAGAAGGAGTCGGAACGGCTAGGGCGGCTGATCGAAGATCTGTTGACGCTGTCGCGCATCGAGCGCGGGGTGCTGCCCCTGGATTTCCAACCGCATGCCCTGGATCCCTTGATCGCCGAAGTGATGGCGGCCCACGAAGCCAGGGCTCAGGCGAGGGGTGTCGCC